A genomic window from Chitinophaga pollutisoli includes:
- a CDS encoding HAMP domain-containing sensor histidine kinase → MFHFGQRQTFIISIFIMLVTACLLVWRPDYNFFDGGLITAILLTIFIKKDAPTRIMGIACTVLVVVIACLPHKNPNLAEVFIEHFFSLILVISSTMLVLFLKRLYRTMQELNQALEKEVEKRTANLELALSHLAASQAELKDALEKEKELNEIKSRFVSMASHEFRTPLSAILSSAALIAKYPNTDDQPRREKHVGKIRESVIHLNELLEDTLSLGRIEEGKVQIHPETISLSAFAQETADEVQGLLKPGQILQPDVQEDLKVISDKRLMKHIFVNLLTNAIKFSPAGTPIGWKLREEDGRILAEVADQGMGIPEEDKAYLFSSFFRARNVTNIQGTGLGLHIVKRYVDMLHGEIGVESELNKGTTISINFPNLPST, encoded by the coding sequence ATGTTCCATTTCGGCCAACGGCAGACGTTCATCATCTCGATCTTCATCATGCTGGTGACCGCGTGCCTGCTGGTCTGGCGGCCAGACTACAACTTCTTCGACGGGGGGCTTATCACGGCCATCCTGCTTACCATCTTCATCAAGAAGGACGCGCCTACGCGGATCATGGGCATCGCCTGTACGGTGCTGGTGGTCGTGATTGCCTGCCTGCCCCATAAAAATCCCAACCTGGCGGAAGTATTCATCGAGCACTTCTTTTCGCTCATCCTCGTGATCAGTTCCACCATGCTGGTGCTGTTTCTCAAACGGCTGTACCGCACCATGCAGGAATTGAACCAGGCGCTGGAAAAGGAAGTAGAGAAAAGAACCGCCAACCTGGAACTTGCGCTGTCGCACCTGGCTGCTTCACAGGCGGAATTGAAAGACGCATTGGAGAAGGAAAAGGAACTCAACGAGATCAAATCCAGGTTCGTGTCGATGGCTTCGCACGAGTTCCGCACACCGCTGAGCGCCATCCTTTCCTCCGCCGCGCTCATCGCCAAATACCCGAATACCGACGATCAGCCGCGCAGGGAAAAACACGTGGGAAAGATCCGCGAGTCGGTCATCCACCTGAACGAACTGCTGGAAGATACGCTGTCGCTGGGCCGTATCGAGGAAGGAAAAGTGCAGATCCACCCGGAAACCATTTCGTTGTCGGCCTTTGCCCAGGAAACGGCGGATGAGGTCCAGGGCTTGCTGAAACCGGGGCAGATCCTGCAACCCGATGTGCAGGAAGATTTGAAAGTGATATCCGACAAGCGTTTGATGAAACATATTTTCGTGAATCTCCTCACCAACGCCATCAAGTTTTCGCCGGCGGGCACGCCCATCGGGTGGAAGCTGCGGGAAGAAGACGGGCGGATACTGGCCGAAGTGGCGGACCAGGGCATGGGGATCCCCGAAGAAGATAAAGCGTACCTGTTCAGCAGTTTCTTCCGCGCCCGCAACGTAACCAATATTCAGGGCACCGGGCTGGGGCTGCATATCGTGAAAAGGTATGTAGACATGCTGCACGGCGAAATCGGCGTGGAAAGCGAACTCAACAAAGGCACCACCATTTCCATCAATTTTCCAAACCTTCCTTCAACATGA
- a CDS encoding response regulator yields the protein MIATILVVDDHPGIRENVAEILTLAGYRALEAENGKQAIEMAREHRPDLIICDIMMPELDGYGVLHMLRKYPETEHIPFIFVTAKTDRSDWRKGMDMGADDYITKPFEDVELLTAIETRLKKQQFLQEKFAAARTQSIGSMLQDWQASGLLQLDLDSFDVVPYAKKQSVYREGKHPQFLYYVKSGKVKAFRLNDDGKEYITNLFGTGDYFGYVPLLEDHVYEENAEALDQTELVQIPKEVFLEQLLNDISVARTFIKRIAMEVKEKEDRLLQLAYDSLRKRVANGLLAIHDKLHLEQQPDALIELSRDDIARFVGTATESLIRTLSDFKSEKLIEMQGTRIRIVQPELLRKLLY from the coding sequence ATGATAGCGACGATCCTGGTAGTAGACGATCACCCCGGCATACGGGAAAACGTAGCGGAAATCCTGACGCTCGCAGGATACAGGGCCCTTGAAGCCGAAAACGGCAAGCAGGCCATCGAAATGGCACGCGAACATCGCCCCGACCTCATCATCTGCGACATCATGATGCCCGAGCTCGACGGCTACGGCGTATTGCACATGCTCCGCAAATACCCCGAAACCGAGCACATCCCCTTCATCTTCGTAACCGCCAAAACCGACCGGAGCGACTGGCGCAAAGGCATGGATATGGGCGCCGACGACTATATCACCAAACCTTTCGAAGATGTGGAACTGCTCACAGCCATCGAAACCCGGTTGAAGAAACAGCAGTTCCTCCAGGAAAAATTCGCCGCCGCCCGGACCCAATCCATCGGTTCCATGCTCCAGGACTGGCAAGCCTCCGGCCTCCTCCAGCTCGATCTCGACAGCTTCGACGTGGTGCCTTATGCCAAGAAGCAATCCGTTTACCGCGAAGGCAAGCACCCGCAATTCCTCTATTATGTGAAAAGCGGCAAGGTGAAAGCTTTCCGGCTGAACGACGACGGCAAGGAATACATCACCAACCTCTTCGGCACCGGCGATTACTTCGGATATGTGCCGCTGCTGGAAGATCATGTGTACGAAGAAAACGCCGAAGCCCTCGACCAGACGGAACTTGTGCAAATCCCCAAAGAAGTGTTCCTGGAACAATTGCTGAACGACATCAGCGTGGCGCGCACTTTCATCAAGCGCATCGCTATGGAAGTGAAGGAAAAGGAAGACCGGTTGCTGCAACTGGCTTACGATTCGCTTCGCAAGCGCGTAGCCAACGGCCTGCTGGCGATCCACGACAAGCTGCACCTGGAGCAGCAGCCCGATGCGCTCATTGAGCTATCGCGGGACGATATCGCCCGGTTTGTGGGTACGGCTACGGAATCGCTCATCCGCACGCTCAGCGATTTCAAATCGGAAAAGCTGATCGAGATGCAGGGCACGCGCATCCGGATCGTGCAGCCCGAGCTGCTGCGTAAGTTACTGTACTGA
- a CDS encoding fibronectin type III-like domain-contianing protein: MDANNKYTSKYLDVPNDPLFPFGFGLSYTTFAYGPVQLNAASMAMNGMIRATVTITNTGNYDGHETVQLYLRDVTASVNRPLQELRGFKKIFLRKGEKQEVNFLISTADLKFYDRNMQYVAEPGEFRVQIGPNSRDVQEVAFELNP, from the coding sequence ATGGATGCCAATAACAAATACACCTCCAAATACCTCGATGTCCCCAACGATCCGCTGTTCCCCTTCGGCTTCGGATTAAGCTACACGACGTTCGCATATGGCCCCGTGCAGCTGAATGCCGCATCCATGGCCATGAATGGTATGATCCGCGCTACCGTCACCATCACCAATACCGGCAACTACGACGGCCACGAAACGGTGCAGCTCTACCTCCGCGACGTCACCGCAAGCGTGAACCGCCCATTGCAGGAACTGCGCGGGTTCAAAAAAATCTTTCTGCGCAAAGGGGAAAAGCAGGAGGTGAACTTCCTTATCTCCACCGCCGACCTCAAATTTTACGACCGCAATATGCAATACGTAGCCGAACCCGGCGAATTCCGGGTGCAGATCGGCCCCAACAGCCGCGATGTACAGGAGGTGGCTTTTGAGCTGAATCCTTGA